In Phyllopteryx taeniolatus isolate TA_2022b chromosome 6, UOR_Ptae_1.2, whole genome shotgun sequence, one genomic interval encodes:
- the ephb6 gene encoding ephrin type-B receptor 5 isoform X3 has product MLFPSLARCQCHSVVEMWSVFLSLCLFLRPNSAEEVMLLDTTESTSELGWTTYPDTGPSSGEKENREGWVKIDTIAADKSFSKVEPSSPHQYQPNRYSRINIKTRSFAPLTRNGFVLAIVDSGACVSLMGVSVFYRRCPATSLYLASYPATPSGAEPTALVPVGGTCVPHSKSQGGSGPRMHCNAEGEWMVPVGGCVCDEGYEPNLNGSACLACPVGYFKPASGSVPCSVCPPNSRTSREGSSVCECRSSFYRAAGDANSSACTTPPSAPQSLSWEYESGDGGVSLRWRPPTDMGGRSEVWYGVVCRICPSATVTNPALCSWCGEGVTFSPVQTNLKQTSVTLNNLLTRVTYLIQVQAMNEVSALSPFPARYTSINFTTSQSVPSTVPMMHQLSRSPDSITLSWPQPDRPNGDILEYQLRYFDKGSDVDSAVSVYSETNTLTVSSLIAGSIYAFQIRARNERGFGPYSNTIYFTTLPLEEHSQQVQNQLPLLVGSVMGGAAFLLVVAAIVVVVVFRSKRRASPYSDRLQRYISNRGGIKYYVDPSTYEDPSEAVKEFAREIESTHLKIEEVIGAAQFGEVSRGRYRPPGRREVLVAVKTLRWGASDRERGMFLSEAGVLGQFDHPNVLKLEGVITRVPPARIITEFMENGPLDSFLRENEGQFSVLQLVGMLRGVGAGMRYLSERNFVHRDLAARNVLVNSNLVCKVSDFGLSRLMRGLDHNIPTYTASLGSKIPVRWTAPEAFQHRKFSSASDIWSFGILMWEVMSYGERPYWDMSNQEVMKAVADQYRLPAPTSCPSALHSVMLQCWQADRGDRPGFESILSSMDRLIRHPASLKTEMTRSCSQPLLSPTPTDFSSVATVSDWLRALRMERYQDEFDRAHLDTLDRVSRLTVEDIQNLGVNLLGHQRKIFNAAQQLKAHLTQGQVEV; this is encoded by the exons CCTTCCAGTGGCGAGAAGGAGAACAGGGAGGGCTGGGTGAAGATTGATACCATCGCTGCAGACAAGAGTTTTTCCAAGGTGGAGCCCAGTTCACCACATCAGTACCAACCCAACAGATACAGTCGCATCAACATCAAGACACGCAGCTTTGCCCCGCTCACACGCAATGG ATTCGTCCTGGCCATCGTCGACAGCGGCGCCTGCGTTTCCCTCATGGGAGTGTCGGTCTTCTACCGCCGCTGTCCCGCCACCAGCCTCTACTTGGCGTCCTATCCGGCCACCCCCTCCGGAGCGGAGCCCACAGCTCTGGTGCCTGTGGGCGGCACGTGCGTCCCCCACAGCAAGTCCCAGGGGGGCAGCGGGCCTCGGATGCACTGCAACGCCGAGGGCGAGTGGATGGTGCCCGTCGGAGGATGCGTCTGCGATGAGGGCTATGAACCGAACCTTAATGGATCTGCCTGCTTGG CCTGTCCAGTGGGCTACTTCAAGCCAGCTTCGGGTTCTGTCCCCTGCTCGGTGTGTCCCCCCAACAGCCGAACCAGCCGCGAGGGGTCCAGCGTGTGCGAATGTCGCAGCAGCTTTTACCGGGCAGCCGGCGATGCCAACTCGTCCGCCTGCACAA CTCCTCCCTCCGCTCCACAGTCGTTGTCCTGGGAGTACGAGAGCGGCGACGGCGGGGTGTCTCTAAGGTGGCGCCCTCCGACCGATATGGGAGGTCGCAGCGAAGTGTGGTACGGAGTGGTGTGTCGCATCTGCCCCTCGGCCACCGTCACCAACCCGGCCTTGTGCTCCTGGTGCGGAGAGGGCGTCACCTTCAGCCCCGTCCAGACCAACCTCAAACAAACCAGTGTGACCCTCAACAACCTGCTCACCAGAGTCACTTATCTCATACAG GTGCAAGCAATGAATGAGGTGTCCGCTCTGAGCCCTTTCCCAGCTCGTTACACAAGCATCAATTTTACCACGAGCCAGTCAG TTCCCAGTACAGTTCCCATGATGCACCAGCTGAGCCGTTCACCGGACTCCATCACCCTATCATGGCCCCAACCTGACAGACCCAACGGGGACATCCTGGAATACCAGCTCAGATACTTTGATAAG GGCTCAGACGTGGACAGTGCGGTCAGCGTGTACAGCGAGACCAACACGCTGACCGTCAGCTCCCTCATCGCGGGGTCCATCTACGCCTTCCAGATCCGAGCTCGCAACGAGCGAGGATTCGGCCCCTACAGCAACACCATCTACTTCACCACATTGCCACTTG AGGAACATTCCCAGCAGGTCCAAAATCAACTTCCTCTGCTGGTGGGCTCAGTGATGGGAGGGGCGGCGTTTCTACTGGTGGTAGCGGCCATCGTGGTCGTGGTGGTATTTCGCAG TAAAAGAAGAGCGAGTCCGTACAGCGACAGACTCCAGAGGTACATCAGTAACAGAG GTGGCATTAAATATTACGTGGACCCCTCGACTTACGAGGACCCCAGCGAGGCTGTCAAAGAGTTTGCTCGAGAGATTGAGTCGACTCACCTGAAGATCGAGGAGGTGATCGGTGCTG CCCAGTTTGGAGAGGTGTCCAGGGGCCGCTACCGTCCGCCAGGCCGCCGCGAGGTGCTGGTCGCCGTCAAGACTTTGCGCTGGGGTGCGTCCGACAGAGAGAGAGGCATGTTCCTCAGTGAGGCGGGGGTCTTAGGTCAATTTGACCACCCCAATGTGCTAAAGTTAGAGGGTGTGATTACCCGTGTCCCTCCGGCAAGAATCATCACAGAGTTCATGGAGAACGGGCCCTTGGATTCTTTCCTCAGG GAGAACGAAGGTCAGTTCAGTGTCCTCCAGCTGGTCGGGATGCTCCGCGGCGTCGGCGCCGGGATGCGTTACCTGTCCGAGAGGAACTTCGTCCACAGGGACCTGGCGGCCAGGAACGTGCTGGTCAACTCCAACCTGGTGTGCAAGGTGTCTGACTTCGGCCTGTCCCGACTCATGAGGGGCCTGGACCACAATATTCCGACGTACACAGCCTCACTG GGGAGTAAGATTCCTGTGAGGTGGACTGCACCGGAAGCCTTTCAACATCGCAAATTTAGTTCGGCTAGCGACATCTGGAGCTTCGGCATCCTGATGTGGGAAGTGATGTCGTATGGAGAACGCCCCTACTGGGACATGAGTAATCAGGAA GTGATGAAGGCTGTAGCGGACCAGTATCGCCTCCCCGCCCCCACGAGCTGCCCCTCAGCCCTCCACTCGGTGATGCTTCAGTGCTGGCAGGCCGACCGAGGGGACCGGCCGGGCTTCGAGTCCATCTTGTCCTCCATGGACCGCCTCATCAGGCATCCCGCATCACTCAAGACAGAGATGACTCG aAGCTGCTCACAGCCACTGCTAAGCCCCACTCCCACAGACTTTTCATCAGTGGCAACAGTCAGTGATTGGCTGAGGGCGCTGAGGATGGAGCGATACCAAGATGAGTTCGATCGTGCACACTTGGACACATTGGACAGAGTCAGCCGACTCACCGTGGA AGACATCCAGAACCTTGGAGTGAACCTGCTGGGTCACCAGAGAAAGATCTTCAACGCTGCCCAGCAGCTCAAGGCCCATCTGACTCAGGGCCAGGTGGAGGTGTGA